The sequence TGAGGGAGCCGACGCCGGTGTCCTTCGAGCAGGCACGACAGCGGCCAAGGTGGCTGGTGCGGTGTCTACAACGTATAGAACAGGTACAGTGTCCGCCGTGCCCACCTCGCCGGAGGGCCAGAAGACCGCCAACGAAGACACCCGCGAGCATTTTCTGACGCGCGAGATAGAGGATGTGCATGCCGAGCTGAGCCGCATGTTACGGTcggccagcgccgccgctggcaccgtcgttgctgcggcaggcggccAATCCTCTCATGGAGCAGCAGGAACATCCAGGTCAAACTCTACGTCGAGCCGGGCATCGAAGACGCATGACAGCGTTGTGGCCCGTTTCATCATCCGCAGCACTGCCCGCCCCTtcggcgctgcggatgcTTGTCACGAAGAACACCAGCCGGCACGTCGTCGCAACCGCACTGTGCGCCAGCTGATCGACGAGCTCTACCCGCCGCGCACTTATGCCTCGGTGGGCGCCTCGAATAGCACGAGCGCCATGCCCGCGACCACAGAAGCCGGCATGGTGGACGAAAGCGACGCATTTGGCGCCGAGCcatcgctgctctcttcctcctcgcacTTGGCGCCAAAGCCCAGGGTGGGGCCGCAGTCCTCTGCGACTGCAGTGCCGTCGAACGACTGCGACGGCAGTAGTCACAACTGCGAGAGTGGCGACAGAAATGGCACCAGTGGCAGCGCGTTCCTGGACATTAGCGCGTGGATGGACGCGCCGATGGTGGAGGTGCACCCCATTACGCGGAGCACCGGTGCGGATGTTCGGCAGGCGCTTTGGGAGCAGGAGATCAACCCCTCTTTCATTCTAACTGACTGCGTGCAGCGGTACGTTGAGGGGCACGGCCTCTACCGTGACCCCCGCAAAGCAACGGCCGCCTCTCTCTACGGTAGCGTCGGCGTCAGCAACGACTATGGAAACGGcacccgcagcggcagcggtggctgtggcggcgcctCCGGACTGGACGGGAGCGCCGGGGTGGCTGGACAGATGAGTGGCGCCGATGCCGGGTTCCGTGACTCGGCAGCTGTGGGCACCGGTGGAACTGGTAGCGGCTTTGGCGGCggcatgagcagcagcaccggcagcagcattgGCATCCGCCGCGTCGTCGCTTCACGCGATACTGCCACACTCTTCTTTCCTGGTCTCATCCCTCGGCTAGAGCTTCACTACGATCGCAACAACCTTCTTGCGCGGGAGCAGTTTGAGAAGCTGCGCATCTTCCAGTGCCAAGACGGCGAGGAGCCAGACCTGATTGTACCTATCGGTGGCGACGGGTACATGATGCACTGCATTCGAAAGAACTGGCGCCGCTTTATCCCCTTCTACGGGGTCAACGCCGGCCACGTTGGATACTTGCTGAACAGCCGCTCCACCTTGGAGGAGCTCTTCTCCTCACCGCTGAAGTTGCACTTCACGACAATGCTCTATTGCCAGGCTGAGAAGGAGGGTGACACTGGCGAGCGGATGTTACTGTCAGAGCTGGCATTCAACGATGCCTGGGTGGAGCGGTCGAGCGGACAGACGGCGCTGATCCGCATTCTCGTCAACGGGCAGGAGCGCATTCGGCGGCTGCGTGGCGATGGCGTGCTTGTCTCTACGGCTGCCGGTAGCACAGCCTACAGTCAGGCTCTAGGCGCGTCCCCTGTGCCGGTTGGTGCCCCACTAATTCAAATTGTTGGCAGCAACGTTGTGTCGCCCGCGCAGTGGCGGCCGGCCCACCTCGATCAGGAGGACCAGGTGGAGTTTGAGGTCATCGACAGTACAAAGCGTCCATGCCGCTGCTACGTCGACTCCGTCGATGTTGGCAACGTGACGCGCTTGCTCGTGCGGTCCAGTCGAGTCGCCGGTGTGACCCTCGCATTTTCGAAGAGCTGCGACCTGCAGCACAAGTTATATCAGATGCAGTTCCCCAAGACGCTGTgaagcggggggggggtggcagaggggccggtgtgtgtgtgtgtgtgtgtgtgtgtgtgcgtgtgggtgatgacggaggaaaggagggagagagcgacacgGCGTAAGGTTTCGGGGGAAGGGATGGATGAGTTGCAGGCGATTCTGCACatgcctgtctgtctctctctgtgtttctgacgtgtgcgcgcatgagTGTGCCACTACGACGGTGGCATCCACAGAAGCAGCCGCACTGTACACGATTCGTGTTGCACCCGCTCCCGCGTCGGTCGACCCACCGCGCCGCGACGCTTTTCCTCGGAGGCCTCGTTGTGCTCCGCAAACGATCTGATCCCTCTGTTTCTTGGCCCATCCTGCGGGCGAGATGCTCACCGTGGatccctgccgctgccttctctttctgtgtgttcGCGTCATCCCTCAGCAacaacacacccacccacacccacccacacacacacagtgctCGCGACACCCGCACATGTGGCCATAAttttcttcgctccttcATCGCCGCTCTTGTGTGGTTGTTTTCTCATCTACGATGTAGGGTTATTCCTCTTTCCGCTGGATTCCGTTCTAGTCGGTGTGTCGCCGTGCGGCGTCtcagcccctcccccctcagcTTGTGAGGAGGCAAGGCTACCGACAAGCCACTTTGCCCGGTGGTTTCGAGCGGGTGGCGCCGTCTGCACGAACTTCGGAGGAAAGAGGGCCCTCGCCCCTAAGTGAACGCGCACTCACGACAGTGCACGAATGTGTCACGGCCCGTCGTTCCAGCAGCGTAATCGCTGCGTCTGTTCTTTCCCACAGCAAAGGTATTGGTGGTTTGTTCCACCAGAGCCCCGGACTAggttgcctctcctcccacgtcctccccccacccccactaGCCTCTCTAAAGAGCGAGTGAGTCCTACAAGCGCATAAAGACGCGGCAGAATTTGTCCTCCCAAGTTGTGGCGGAATACTGAAGAAGCGCATGCGACTGGTGCAGTGGGTGGCGGCTGTGTGCATCACACTCCTTCATtgcttcgccttctctctctctctcttcacccaATCGTGCGACAACAtgcgtgcagagagaggtgccCACACGCGATTTCACCGTTTTCCCTCCTGCTGaatccctcctcctcctccccccctccgctttCCCCATTCTGTCCCTGTGCATGCAGaatcacctctctctctttctctctctctcccctcttccctcctcgctgccaAGCGCGCTTCTGCGCGTAGGAAAGCAAGGACTGTTGCTGCTACCCTTATCACTGCCGGTGCTACTGCCGCTCACACCAGCAGCATCTACGCTactttctttccccctttccccacaCCTCGTGGCGCACCATTAGTCTCGCGTGCGGGGgagtatgtgtgtgtcgtggTAGGCAATCCCACCACTTACACTCTCGCTCTGTCTATCGCTCTCTCACGACGGGCTAGAGCGCGCTATCCACGGCCGCTGCTAGAACACGCTCACCCGCACGCATCCAAATATATAAACTCCACGACACATTTCTTTCGCTTGCTGCTTAGAGTGCGCACATACAGACGCCAGTATAGATAGAAAGGTGGGCGACGTGGACTTCGACGGCTGCACCGCTCCCCGCCCCCGTCCCTCTTTGGCTCCGCTTTGTACTGCTCTTCTTGCACGCAACATATTTTCAAGAAGCCATTTGCTTCTGTGGCCGTGCAGACTTGCATCTGGCTCTGCTACTCGCAAGCGTCGTCACGGCAGAGCACACGTATCGCGCGTCAGGACTTCTCACGGGGGCGGCCTAATcggtcacacacacacgcacgcacacacactctctctctctgtgcagaTCTCCTTTGCGCTGCTGAACTCTCATCACTGGAGGGCGTAGGCTCGTGCCTCTCCTGAGTTTAGCCACTTAGCCGAAGTTTTTGCCGAGGTGCGAGTgggtgcccccctccctctcccaaaAACACGGAATATGCACACGCCCGAGCCGCGGctccgccacagcggcggcggggtcGCGAGCCCCACACCTCATGTCAGCTCGAGCAACgcaacgccgacgccgcgggCTGGTTTTCTGCGCCGAGGTGGCAGTGACATGCTACACGatgccatcgctgccgggCCGTCCGTCCTGTTTGACGAGGAGACAGGCACGGCCGTGGCCGTCTGTGCCTCTCCGCAGCTCAGCCAGCTCACGCAGAAGCAACAACTGTACGCAGGTCAGACTCGGctgccgcgccagcgcccACGTTTCCACACCGTGCAGGATCTTGACGTTGCGCTGAACCAAGCCATTGAGGGCAAGATCACCAGCCGCAACGCGTGGGCCAGCAAGGAGGCCAGCGACCTCCTGGAGGGCATCACTCACACCATCGAGACGACGCTGGATGCCGCGTCGACTGATGACTACTCTGGCTTCGCTAAGGCAGCAACGGTTGTGGAGGGTTGCTCGAAGGTGTGGACGAGCCGCGTGGACAGCACCTATCAACGGAGCAACCAGATGgtccagcgcctgctgcgcaaAGACGACGCGTCCGGCAAACCGCCGACAGGCGACGGAGACGacggtgaagaagaggatggcgaggagggtgatgtgcagcggcgcccGAAGAGCCGTTCGCGTAGCGTGgccgctgcgtctgcgtctgccgctgccacgcgcACCCTGGCAATGGAGGCTACGGAGATCAATCTGGATAGCAAGAGCCGCACGGCGCTCACGCAGACCGGCGTCAATGCGCAGTTCCGCGCGATTACCTCGAAGTTCGATCAAGGTAACGCGCAGGGACTTCTCATGAACAATGCACCGATGGGCCGGGCCGGCAACATCATCTTAGACGTGGATTACTCTGTCATGCCTATTTCAGCGGCCGTGAGTGGTGGAAGTCGCCAGGGTAGCCACCGCATATTGGGCACCAACGCCCCACCGCCATCGAGGGGCAGTGGTGCAGAAGGCCAGGAGAATCAGGGGGAGCCGGTGGCACCCTCGCGCGTGTCGCAGCACGCCGCTGTTGAGCTCGACACTGCCGTGTACGAGACTGTCACTGATTTGCCCCCGTACCGGGGCATGATGGCAGCTGTGTCGCCTACTGACCAGCTCAGGAGCGCCCGCGACTCCGAGTCCTTCCCGCAGACATGTGACAGCACCGGCGATGCGCGTGGCAGTCAAGCAAGCGCAATCgatccgctgctgctccttccgCACGTCTCACCGCGGAAGCAAGAGGTGAGTGACTTCGCCCGCTTATCGCTCAAGTCCAACACATGTGAGGGctacaacagcagcggcactgccgctgaGGGGACCAGCGAGGGTCGCAGCCGCATAACATCTCACAGTGACTGGACGGTGCCCGCTACTGCTGGTGGCGATGCAGTAAAAAGCCCCTACGACAgccagcaggagcaggaagTCGAGGGTGAGTTTGCCAcccgtggcagcggcgacaacAACGGCGCTGATGGTGATGACACCGACTTCGGTGATtggggtggtgcaggcgacgatgacgatggcAGCGGGTACAACAATATGGCAGACATCAGCGCCCGCACTGGCAGTGACGGTGCCGACCGCGGCGCCGAGGCGCGCCGTCTTGTGTCAGGTACTGCAGAGATGGAGCTGATCGACACTCTTTTCCACGGCCACACCCAGCTGGCTCTTGAGGCAGAGGACCCAACATCGTGGTGCCCGCTGAGCGAGGTCTCTGCGAACCCGCTGGTTGGCGTGCAGGGGCTTTCGGAGCTCTCTCGGCTGCACCGCGAGCACCGCTTTGCACAGTCGCAGAAgggcaccggcagcgatgacgcGGCCCGAAATTGGAATAGTGGCGAGCGTGGAAGCAACTTGAGCAGCTCAGTCGGACTTCAGCTAGAGCCACCGTCAAAGCGCGGGCGCAGGGAGCGCACTGTGGTGTTTCAGCTGCCACAGTCGCCGTCGTGTGGGCAAGGGGCTggcaccagcggcgccgcctccgtgACTTCCACGTTCGCGACGGAGGCGAAGGTACTCCTTGACGacagcgcgctgcgccaggCGACTACCGCCGCTCGCAATATCACCCCGCTTGGCAAGCAGCTCCTCTTGGCGAAGAAtgctgcgcaggaggtgctggccTACACGCAGAGCGCTGTGCAGCGCACCAAGGCGGAGCAGGCGGGGCTGGTGTTACCTGAAGCGCCGATCCCAGGGAAGACGATCCCATCGTACATGCCGTTCCCAGTGCACACGCAAGACTACTTCCAGCCATTCTGCACTTCTCTGGCTCACTGGAATCTGTTGCGCAAGTCCGCGACAGGTCACCTCCTTGACAGCGCCGCACGTGCTCGCAACAACGAAgggccgtcgtcgtcgtccgtGATGGCGGGgagcagccacagcggcatTACTGGTgactgcagcagccacagtgGCCCGGCACGACGCACTGGCGGCTACTTCAGCACCGAAGCTCTGGACGAGGACGCTTGCGGTGGTGTTGGCGTTCGGTACGGCGACGACAACATGCCAGTCGAGTTCTTCCCTGGTggagcggaggtggaggcgcaggaTGGCGGTGAGGCCGGCGGCGACTACGCCGACTACGCCGAGCTCTACGGTCCCGACGACGAccacagcgacgaggaggagcgccgtTACGTGCAGGGTGGCATCCGCAGCTCTGCGGATGCGAGCCTTATCGGAGAGATAGAGCTAGCCGCAGTAGCCGCGGCTGCGACAACATCTGCGACGGCCTCTGGCGGCTCCTCgatgcgcggcagcggcaccggcagtgATGCCCTTCTTGCCGACCCTCTCGAGCTCCTGAAGGTGCTGAGCCCACCCGAGGCGACCATACCGAACCAGGTGGACGTGGTGAAGCTCCGGCAGCTCATGtgggaggcgctgcaggggcATCTGGCGGCGAACcaggtggagaaggccgTTGACCTCGAGACGCtgcgcaccggcgccgccgctgggaCATCGCAGACAGCGGAGGAAGACGGGGGTGGCGACACCTCCTCGCGGACGAACCGCAAGGGAGCGGTGGTAAAGGCGCATGCGCAGGCAGCTCTCAGCATGATTCGAAAGCGTGCACGCACGGCggacggcggcgaaggcgcgCAGTCAGCGGCCTGCAGCAAGAACACCGTAGCGGACCCTTTCTTTCATACAGAGTCGACGGTGactggcgtcgccgccgccgctgctgctgctgcgacgccgGCGGGGGTGGCACCCGCGCGGTTTAGCGACATTGTCCGCTCTGTCCTCCCCCATATCTCAGCCGTGTCGTCTACCAACACTCTTTCAcccgcctttttcttcttctccatccTCTTTCTGGCGAACGAGCACAacgtggtgctgcagagcgTTGAGAGCTTGGATGACTTGGTGGCCTGCGGCATCGTCGGCCGCGTCGGTGAGTGATAGCGTGCCTGTgagcctcttcctcccccttctcgtcATGtagtctctccctctgtgcacgtgtgtgtgtgtgaaagtGCAGTGTATGCCACAAGGCACCGTGGAGCTTGCATGGCTTGGGCTGGGAGAGGAGCtggggggggagcagcagacaCTGTAGACATGTGCTGCGGGCATGCGTGGCGCTGGTAtaggcgcacacacccacacacacctattTTTTCCTATTCTTCTCAGAGCGCATAGAAACACTTTGCTGAACCATGCAACACCCACCGTCGTGCAAGATGagatggtggaggaggcggggatTCTCTCGTCAAGTGTGGTGAATCTGCAGATCTGCGAACGCcccccgcacgcacgcacgcacggtTTAGTGACTCTGCGCGCCGCTCGTGCCTGTgttgctttctcttcgttgTGGAGCGAATACCACTACAAGGTGACGGGTGGGTGTGGAGTAGCACGTTGCTATTGAGTAGCTCACTGCGTGTGTGACTGTGTGCTGATATGATTAGCATTCCAAACATGGATGGACAGCGTATCGTTGCTTACCTCtcgtctctcgtctctctctctcttcctctccctacGCTCCTGCGGGGCTGATGAGGCGCTTCCACTCCATACACCccgtctctcctcctccctccctcccccctttccctttcgttCACCATACCGCTTCAATTCCTTCAACCACGCCCGTTATAGAGGTTATATGATGGGCAGATgtgcccacacacagacacccacacacagacccccccccccacacacacacagagccatacacacatgcatgcatgcatacACGCCTGACCACACAGGGATAGCCAACCTGCAAATTGCGGAGAGGGTGacgagcagaggaggagggataCGGACGCTAACGGACAACGTCGCCCGCACCAGCCTCTCTCATTCGCAGCGTTGCGGAACGGAAAAGGGGTGCGCGACCGCGTACGCACAAACCAGGGGGGGTCTCACCTCGTATGTGATTTCATGTCGTACATCCCCCGTAACCATTATCTCGTCGTCCACGACGCCATTCGAAGGCTTCTCGGCCCCAATGCACAGCTGGCGGCGTTTGTGAAGGCAAAGCGCGCCTTCCAGTGCGACATGCTGGTGAACGACGCTCGCACCGATCCAAACGAGCTCATACGGGCCGGGGCGCGTTGCAGTGTCGGCGGCATaggcgacgacgccgcagccaGGGCTGGTGTGGCTGAGTTTGCGCGTGGGCTGCAGGGAGTGCTGGGCATTTGCGACGTTGTGACCCACACCCGTCGCGTCGACGTCGTCTTTCGCGATCGCAGCCTGATCCAGCTGGCCCTCGGCGCTGCGAAGAGTGACCTTCCCTACGCACTGAACACCGGCTCGGACGTCAATCAAGAGCCGGACTGGCGCCTGCGCAATCGACTTCGCATCTCCCTTGGGTACGACGAGGAGCTCTTCCTCGCGCAATGTACCCGTAGCGTGAACGTGGCGGCGCGCATCTTGGAGAAGTGTGCCTTCGACTCTCTTCGCCACTCCTCCATGATCAATACGAACCCCGAGATGGCGGCGATGTACGAGGCGAGTGGTCAGCAGtggcaggcggtgctgcctccgGTGACTTACTGGCAGGCGCATTGCTATGCTCTGATGAAGGCGTACCCGTGCCGCCATTATCAGCAGATTGTCGCAACTGTCGAGCACAACTACGCTGCGTACTACGGCGAATTCCCGATGGCGAACCCGTACTGCGATGGCGAGGACCTCAACACAATTCAGGTGGTGAGGTGGTTGTGCGAGGCGTTCAACGCGGGGGTGGCGATGTCGCGGATGGCATCGGCCAGATCATTGGTTGCTTCCGACGAGGGGCAGACCGTGTTTCCAGCGATGGGGAACGGCGATGCGGAGAAAGATGCCACGATCATGGGCAACACAACAGATGGCAGGTCGAGCTGAGAGGGGCGACACTGATGGACTTgatgggaagagagaagtagGGCAGCACGAGGCAAGGGAAGTCCTCATACTCGTTTCCgcatgtgtgcctctccccctctctgtgcggggTACCCGATGCTATACGGAAGGTG comes from Leishmania panamensis strain MHOM/PA/94/PSC-1 chromosome 6 sequence and encodes:
- a CDS encoding hypothetical protein (TriTrypDB/GeneDB-style sysID: LpmP.06.0460) yields the protein MHTPEPRLRHSGGGVASPTPHVSSSNATPTPRAGFLRRGGSDMLHDAIAAGPSVLFDEETGTAVAVCASPQLSQLTQKQQLYAGQTRLPRQRPRFHTVQDLDVALNQAIEGKITSRNAWASKEASDLLEGITHTIETTLDAASTDDYSGFAKAATVVEGCSKVWTSRVDSTYQRSNQMVQRLLRKDDASGKPPTGDGDDGEEEDGEEGDVQRRPKSRSRSVAAASASAAATRTLAMEATEINLDSKSRTALTQTGVNAQFRAITSKFDQGNAQGLLMNNAPMGRAGNIILDVDYSVMPISAAVSGGSRQGSHRILGTNAPPPSRGSGAEGQENQGEPVAPSRVSQHAAVELDTAVYETVTDLPPYRGMMAAVSPTDQLRSARDSESFPQTCDSTGDARGSQASAIDPLLLLPHVSPRKQEVSDFARLSLKSNTCEGYNSSGTAAEGTSEGRSRITSHSDWTVPATAGGDAVKSPYDSQQEQEVEGEFATRGSGDNNGADGDDTDFGDWGGAGDDDDGSGYNNMADISARTGSDGADRGAEARRLVSGTAEMELIDTLFHGHTQLALEAEDPTSWCPLSEVSANPLVGVQGLSELSRLHREHRFAQSQKGTGSDDAARNWNSGERGSNLSSSVGLQLEPPSKRGRRERTVVFQLPQSPSCGQGAGTSGAASVTSTFATEAKVLLDDSALRQATTAARNITPLGKQLLLAKNAAQEVLAYTQSAVQRTKAEQAGLVLPEAPIPGKTIPSYMPFPVHTQDYFQPFCTSLAHWNLLRKSATGHLLDSAARARNNEGPSSSSVMAGSSHSGITGDCSSHSGPARRTGGYFSTEALDEDACGGVGVRYGDDNMPVEFFPGGAEVEAQDGGEAGGDYADYAELYGPDDDHSDEEERRYVQGGIRSSADASLIGEIELAAVAAAATTSATASGGSSMRGSGTGSDALLADPLELLKVLSPPEATIPNQVDVVKLRQLMWEALQGHLAANQVEKAVDLETLRTGAAAGTSQTAEEDGGGDTSSRTNRKGAVVKAHAQAALSMIRKRARTADGGEGAQSAACSKNTVADPFFHTESTVTGVAAAAAAAATPAGVAPARFSDIVRSVLPHISAVSSTNTLSPAFFFFSILFLANEHNVVLQSVESLDDLVACGIVGRVGE
- a CDS encoding ATP-NAD kinase-like protein (TriTrypDB/GeneDB-style sysID: LpmP.06.0450), whose protein sequence is MRRMSVVLCASGDPYHVPSLARVALFPLHLDPPTKQHRELFRLLLGAPDLAAAPSMTFSAASKPHSPSSNISSAAQMEAAAWSSSSSFLPPQSSSASPGPSSDAGVTSYAKAIHSGIAARVQNIFGRTTKGTVGISSSSPVAQSGSSDEWQHGLPFMGASTPTPSSSSSSFSDLDPISCGTSSPYWYMEAFATSLREDSQLAPFDDIILIPNTRHPVSLRQSTHLAALAVLATRGLARVHVDFTALEHPDESMPIVYDLICRYPNSVLVHWLHDAYEVLNWSHFADFKSTVPMLLLQTQSYPPKALERQRPAGSVSRLTSRQYHSPIGQYVRSPEEADYYRRAERFMKAASMHRRCNPTPMMMATADRSDPESSMERLCESASLVDRESDYFDDVPNVPPRRRQLDNDVSDNGSKERKESLPPKHAKVRARSPLLRGGDTTTRTASTASTSVTVATAGGHTTVPKRGLSRRRISPVHEELGVNYVNCAKGRWWNTPGGRGDDEVEVSRSYWSSTSSSWLGGGTASSATLPDWIAEEGVTAADREWRRCQHSDGSDGSSIDAAVAAAELHDDGDVFETGGRSGVSDGGLQKVDTVVSDDGFALSANAPTDEGADAGVLRAGTTAAKVAGAVSTTYRTGTVSAVPTSPEGQKTANEDTREHFLTREIEDVHAELSRMLRSASAAAGTVVAAAGGQSSHGAAGTSRSNSTSSRASKTHDSVVARFIIRSTARPFGAADACHEEHQPARRRNRTVRQLIDELYPPRTYASVGASNSTSAMPATTEAGMVDESDAFGAEPSLLSSSSHLAPKPRVGPQSSATAVPSNDCDGSSHNCESGDRNGTSGSAFLDISAWMDAPMVEVHPITRSTGADVRQALWEQEINPSFILTDCVQRYVEGHGLYRDPRKATAASLYGSVGVSNDYGNGTRSGSGGCGGASGLDGSAGVAGQMSGADAGFRDSAAVGTGGTGSGFGGGMSSSTGSSIGIRRVVASRDTATLFFPGLIPRLELHYDRNNLLAREQFEKLRIFQCQDGEEPDLIVPIGGDGYMMHCIRKNWRRFIPFYGVNAGHVGYLLNSRSTLEELFSSPLKLHFTTMLYCQAEKEGDTGERMLLSELAFNDAWVERSSGQTALIRILVNGQERIRRLRGDGVLVSTAAGSTAYSQALGASPVPVGAPLIQIVGSNVVSPAQWRPAHLDQEDQVEFEVIDSTKRPCRCYVDSVDVGNVTRLLVRSSRVAGVTLAFSKSCDLQHKLYQMQFPKTL
- a CDS encoding hypothetical protein (TriTrypDB/GeneDB-style sysID: LpmP.06.0470), yielding MSYIPRNHYLVVHDAIRRLLGPNAQLAAFVKAKRAFQCDMLVNDARTDPNELIRAGARCSVGGIGDDAAARAGVAEFARGLQGVLGICDVVTHTRRVDVVFRDRSLIQLALGAAKSDLPYALNTGSDVNQEPDWRLRNRLRISLGYDEELFLAQCTRSVNVAARILEKCAFDSLRHSSMINTNPEMAAMYEASGQQWQAVLPPVTYWQAHCYALMKAYPCRHYQQIVATVEHNYAAYYGEFPMANPYCDGEDLNTIQVVRWLCEAFNAGVAMSRMASARSLVASDEGQTVFPAMGNGDAEKDATIMGNTTDGRSS